A genomic region of Nymphaea colorata isolate Beijing-Zhang1983 chromosome 2, ASM883128v2, whole genome shotgun sequence contains the following coding sequences:
- the LOC116248605 gene encoding binding partner of ACD11 1-like isoform X2, producing the protein MSSHIFAVEVTNLSPEATEKDLYDFFALCGKIEHVEIIRHGELATTGYVTFEDFHAMEMAVLLSGATILDQKVCIARWGDYDDSYSLWGGYSWSHDGDTISKATQESHFVATPTEAVTMAQEVVKTMLAKGYILGKDALAKAREFDESHKVSAAAAAKVCELSKRIGLTDRINAGVDTLKSVDERYNVSGITSTALAVTGRGVAATGRGVAAATNAVVKSSYFSASALWVSDALARASKAAAELGSHSSKK; encoded by the exons ATGAGTTCACATATTTTTGCAGTAGAAGTCACTAATCTGTCCCCTGAAGCGACAGAAAAGGATCTTTATGATTTCTTCGCTTTGTGTGGTAAAATTGAACATGTTGAGATCATCAG GCATGGAGAGCTTGCAACTACCGGTTATGTCACCTTTGAAGACTTTCATGCCATGGAGATGGCAGTCCTGCTAAGT GGTGCTACAATCCTAGATCAGAAAGTGTGCATTGCCCGTTGGGGTGATTATGATGACTCTTATAGTCTGTGGGGTGGCTATTCGTGGAGTCATGATGGAGACACAATTTCGAAG GCCACACAAGAGAGCCACTTCGTGGCCACTCCAACGGAAGCTGTAACAATGGCACAAGAAGTAGTTAAAACCATGTTAGCCAAAGGATACATCCTAGGCAAGGATGCATTGGCCAAGGCGAGAGAGTTTGATGAATCCCATAAAGTGTCTGCCGCAGCTGCTGCGAAGGTTTGTGAATTGAGCAAGAGAATTGGGCTCACTGACCGGATCAATGCAGGAGTTGATACGCTCAAATCAGTGGACGAGAGGTACAATGTCTCTGGAATTACTAGCACAGCATTGGCAGTTACAGGCAGGGGTGTGGCAGCTACAGGAAGGGGTGTGGCAGCTGCAACCAACGCCGTTGTTAAGAGCAGCTACTTCTCTGCTAGTGCTCTTTGGGTGTCTGATGCTCTTGCCCGTGCTTCTAAGGCTGCAGCTGAACTGGGAAGTCATTCCAGTAAGAAGTGA
- the LOC116248607 gene encoding binding partner of ACD11 1-like — protein sequence MATPTEAVTMAQEVVKTMLAKGYILGKDALAKAREFDESHKVSAAAAAKVCELSKRIGLTGRINAGVDTLKSVDKRYNVSGITGTALAATGRGVAAATNAFVKSSYFSAGALWVSDALARASKAAAELGSHSSKK from the coding sequence ATGGCTACTCCAACGGAAGCTGTAACAATGGCACAAGAAGTAGTTAAAACCATGTTAGCCAAAGGATACATCCTAGGCAAGGATGCATTAGCCAAGGCGAGAGAGTTTGATGAATCCCATAAAGTGTCTGCCGCAGCTGCTGCGAAGGTTTGTGAATTGAGCAAGAGAATTGGGCTCACTGGCAGGATCAATGCAGGAGTTGATACGCTCAAATCAGTGGATAAGAGGTACAATGTCTCTGGAATTACTGGCACAGCATTGGCAGCTACAGGCAGGGGTGTGGCAGCTGCAACCAATGCCTTTGTTAAGAGCAGCTACTTCTCTGCTGGCGCTCTTTGGGTGTCTGATGCTCTTGCCCGGGCTTCTAAAGCTGCAGCTGAACTGGGAAGTCATTCCAGTAAGAAGTGA
- the LOC116248605 gene encoding binding partner of ACD11 1-like isoform X1, translating into MSSHIFAVEVTNLSPEATEKDLYDFFALCGKIEHVEIIRHGELATTGYVTFEDFHAMEMAVLLSGATILDQKVCIARWGDYDDSYSLWGGYSWSHDGDTISKATQESHFVATPTEAVTMAQEVVKTMLAKGYILGKDALAKAREFDESHKVSAAAAAKVCELSKRIGLTDRINAGVDTLKSVDERYNVSGITSTALAVTGRGVAATGRGVAAATNAVVKSSYFSASALWVSDALARASKAAAELGSHSRCYNPRSESVHCPLG; encoded by the exons ATGAGTTCACATATTTTTGCAGTAGAAGTCACTAATCTGTCCCCTGAAGCGACAGAAAAGGATCTTTATGATTTCTTCGCTTTGTGTGGTAAAATTGAACATGTTGAGATCATCAG GCATGGAGAGCTTGCAACTACCGGTTATGTCACCTTTGAAGACTTTCATGCCATGGAGATGGCAGTCCTGCTAAGT GGTGCTACAATCCTAGATCAGAAAGTGTGCATTGCCCGTTGGGGTGATTATGATGACTCTTATAGTCTGTGGGGTGGCTATTCGTGGAGTCATGATGGAGACACAATTTCGAAG GCCACACAAGAGAGCCACTTCGTGGCCACTCCAACGGAAGCTGTAACAATGGCACAAGAAGTAGTTAAAACCATGTTAGCCAAAGGATACATCCTAGGCAAGGATGCATTGGCCAAGGCGAGAGAGTTTGATGAATCCCATAAAGTGTCTGCCGCAGCTGCTGCGAAGGTTTGTGAATTGAGCAAGAGAATTGGGCTCACTGACCGGATCAATGCAGGAGTTGATACGCTCAAATCAGTGGACGAGAGGTACAATGTCTCTGGAATTACTAGCACAGCATTGGCAGTTACAGGCAGGGGTGTGGCAGCTACAGGAAGGGGTGTGGCAGCTGCAACCAACGCCGTTGTTAAGAGCAGCTACTTCTCTGCTAGTGCTCTTTGGGTGTCTGATGCTCTTGCCCGTGCTTCTAAGGCTGCAGCTGAACTGGGAAGTCATTCCA GGTGCTACAATCCTAGATCAGAAAGTGTGCATTGCCCGTTGGGGTGA
- the LOC116248605 gene encoding binding partner of ACD11 1-like isoform X3, with translation MSSHIFAVEVTNLSPEATEKDLYDFFALCGKIEHVEIIRHGELATTGYVTFEDFHAMEMAVLLSGATILDQKVCIARWGDYDDSYSLWGGYSWSHDGDTISKATQESHFVATPTEAVTMAQEVVKTMLAKGYILGKDALAKAREFDESHKVSAAAAAKVCELSKRIGLTDRINAGVDTLKSVDERYNVSGITSTALAVTGRGVAATGRGVAAATNAVVKSSYFSASALWVSDALARASKAAAELGSHSRG, from the exons ATGAGTTCACATATTTTTGCAGTAGAAGTCACTAATCTGTCCCCTGAAGCGACAGAAAAGGATCTTTATGATTTCTTCGCTTTGTGTGGTAAAATTGAACATGTTGAGATCATCAG GCATGGAGAGCTTGCAACTACCGGTTATGTCACCTTTGAAGACTTTCATGCCATGGAGATGGCAGTCCTGCTAAGT GGTGCTACAATCCTAGATCAGAAAGTGTGCATTGCCCGTTGGGGTGATTATGATGACTCTTATAGTCTGTGGGGTGGCTATTCGTGGAGTCATGATGGAGACACAATTTCGAAG GCCACACAAGAGAGCCACTTCGTGGCCACTCCAACGGAAGCTGTAACAATGGCACAAGAAGTAGTTAAAACCATGTTAGCCAAAGGATACATCCTAGGCAAGGATGCATTGGCCAAGGCGAGAGAGTTTGATGAATCCCATAAAGTGTCTGCCGCAGCTGCTGCGAAGGTTTGTGAATTGAGCAAGAGAATTGGGCTCACTGACCGGATCAATGCAGGAGTTGATACGCTCAAATCAGTGGACGAGAGGTACAATGTCTCTGGAATTACTAGCACAGCATTGGCAGTTACAGGCAGGGGTGTGGCAGCTACAGGAAGGGGTGTGGCAGCTGCAACCAACGCCGTTGTTAAGAGCAGCTACTTCTCTGCTAGTGCTCTTTGGGTGTCTGATGCTCTTGCCCGTGCTTCTAAGGCTGCAGCTGAACTGGGAAGTCATTCCA GGGGTTAA